The DNA sequence TCGCTTCGCGCGGGCATCCAAGCGAATCTCCAGCGCCAGGAAGCGGTGAAGGCGCTCGCCTCCGAGAAGGGCGCCGCGTCGACCACTGCCGCCATCGAGCGGGTGAAAGAGCGCCAGGCCACGCAGGCGCTGACGCCCGTGGACGACGCCTCCACCGGTGTGGCGCCATCGTCCAGCGCACCCCCTGGGCCGACGAGCATGACTGCCCCATCGGCGGCATCGGACGGCGAGGAAGCCCTCGTCGTCCCCGACTCTCGCTCGACCGCGACGCCGGCGGCGCTTACCGCTACGCCCACTCCCACCGAGGGCGCGCGTGCCGTCGCGACGGGCGCAACGAGTGCCCGCACGCCGGCCGATCTGGTTTCCGGGACCAGCGGGACGGGCAGCCTTGGCGGCGCGACTGCTACGCTTCGGCCCTCGGCCACGCCCACGCGCTGGCCGACGTGGACGCTGCCCCCGACCCAGACTGGGACGGCCACTCCGTCGCCGACCGCGACACCGAGCATCGCGTTGTCCTCGGTTCCCCAGAGCTTGGGTCACGGTCTACCTGCCGCGGGACGGGGTGGCCGGTCTCCCAATCAGCCAGGTGTGCGCGCAGCGCTGGCGTCTGCGACCTCGGTCCCAACGTCCACGCCGACACCGGTCGGACGTCACGGTGGCGGTCGTCGAGGCGGCCGGTTCTGATCCTCGGCGCGGGACCGGTTCTCACGATAGCGCCATTGTGTTGGCAATGTTGGTCCAGTCGGGCGGGGGCTTGTCCCGCGCGCGACGGCCGGCCCGGTACCCCGGTGCGGCGGGGCGCAAGGTCCCGCGCTGCGCACCGGATGTTACAGGCGTCGCTCAGTCAAATCGTGAGAAAATAGCCCATGCCAATGCGCAGACGAACGCGGAAGATCGTGGGCATCGCGGTCGCGGTAGCGACGATCGCGACCGCGGGCGGCGGTGTCGGCTCTGTCTTGGGCCTCATGGCGGGAACCGCTGTACAGACGCCCGACGCGCTGCAGACAGCGGTCGTTCCCATCGCGACGGTGGTCCCGAACGAGAACCCAACTCCCGACGTGATCCCGACGATGGCCGCGCCTCCGGGCGCTCAGCCCCTCCCGGCGACCAGTGTCGGCGTGGTCCAGACCGCGCAAGGTGGAATCGCCGGCACGCTTCCGGCCCGGGTTGGCTGCGACGCGGACGGGCTCCTCCGCGTCGAGACGTCCGAGGGCACCATCCTGGCCGGCGTGCCCAAAGACGGCACCCTGACCTGCGAGGGCGTGGTGAGCCAGTGGCAGACCGTGGCGTCCAGCACCGGAGACGTTGGTATTCGGTACAGCCCCGCCCAACCGGGCCAGCCCGCGTCCATGACCCTGGTGAGCGATGCCGGCCGCACGCTGTCGCTCTCGGTGGCCGGCGCGTGGAGCGCTCCCTAGCACGGCATGGCAGCGGTCATCCTGAAGACAGCCCAGCGGTCATCCTGAGGGCGAAGCCCGAAGGATCTCGCTCGGTCGAGATGCTTCGCTCCGCTGAGCATGACAACAACAAAGCGCTCAGCATGACACGGGTCATCCTGAGGGCGAAGCCCGAAGGATCTCGCTCGGTCGAGATGCTTCGCTCCGCTCAGCATGACAACAACAAAGCGCTCAGCATGACACGGGTCATCCTGAGGGCGAGGCCCGAGGCAGTGAAGCGGTTCACGCAGGCTTTTCTTACCGCGCGCTTTTCGTTACGATTGTCGCGACCGATGCGCCGATCAGCGGGCTCGCAGGCGTTCAAATCGGTGTCAATGCGGCGCCGTCCGGTCTTCATCGGTGCGCACACTCTCCCCGGGGGTTTTCCGACCATCATGGCGATTCGTGCTCTGTTGATCGTCGCGCTCGCATTCTGGGTGGTCGTCTCGGCGGCCGCGCAGGAAGAGCAGCCAACAACCGATCCAAGCACCGGGTTATCCCAGGACCAAACCGCGCCAGAGAGCGGCGGCGGCGCCGCCGGCGACCAAACGGCATCCGATAGCTCCGCAGCGTACCAGGCGGCGCTGGACCAGTGCATGGCCCAAGCGCAGCCGTCTACTTTTGTGCCCCCCGCTCCTGGACCGCGGAATGGTGGTCGGCGCGACCTCCCGCCGCCGCAGCTCAACGGGCCGACCTCGCCGCCTCCCGATCCCGCCGTCCAGGCGCAGTCGCTGGATGACGCGCAGACGCCGGATGACGCGAACGCCACGGACACCGTCGATTGGTCGGATCCGGGCGCCTCGGGTGACGCGGCGACCGGCGCGGACCGCTCGGACGCGACGGTGACCCCGAGCGCAAGTGAACCGGCCGGCGCCGAGGCCACGGCGGATCAAAGCGACGTCGTGCAAGCGACCCAGGCGCCAGCGGCCGACGACGCGTCGACCGACGCGGCGCCGGACGGGTTGGACCAGGGCACCCCCCCAGACGCGAGCGCGGGCGAGGGTCAGTCGACAGAGCTGGACCCGGTTTCCACCGCGCTGGCCGACTGCAAGGCCCAAACAGGCCAGCTGGCCCCCCAGTCCGCGCAGGCGACCCTCGCGCCCGCTGTGCTGACAGCCTTGGTGCTGGATCAGCCCGCGAATGCGCCGACGCCGACTCCAACCCCGATCGTTGGCCAGGCTGTTCCGCCAGCCTCGGTGCCTGAGAGCACCAGCGGGGATACCGGTGGCGCGGATTCCGCACAGCAGTCCGAAGCGGTGCCCATCGCCCCGTCACCGACGCGTCCCTTTGACGCACCGGGCGCGCTGTTCCATCGAAGTCCAGCCCCTTCGGCCACGGCGCTCACGGCCACGCCAACGTCGGAAACGGCGGCGTACGTCTCGAGCGGTGGAAGCTCCGGTAGCTACTACAGCGCTTCTCCGACGGCCGCTCCCACGTCGAGCAGCGCCTCCAGCGCCGGTGGGACGTACACCTCCTCGGGTGCAACCAGCGGGGGCGGCGCAGTGGGTT is a window from the Chloroflexota bacterium genome containing:
- a CDS encoding DUF5667 domain-containing protein; the encoded protein is MADPSAILDECIRAVRSGEKSIDECVECYPQYRREIECLVPVACAIRPGEASLDQSRRLALRHAFVEAIAEKRAELERPSPWRRLLPGPMPGRLRLAAFAVNLLAVLIVTTSAASAARDAQPGDLLYVLKTGIEQVQIATAVTPDARAGVRLQIAAERLKEVQAALTTDRVRAASAAATAYADTMDQAQRDAEAARATGRPVDSLRAGIQANLQRQEAVKALASEKGAASTTAAIERVKERQATQALTPVDDASTGVAPSSSAPPGPTSMTAPSAASDGEEALVVPDSRSTATPAALTATPTPTEGARAVATGATSARTPADLVSGTSGTGSLGGATATLRPSATPTRWPTWTLPPTQTGTATPSPTATPSIALSSVPQSLGHGLPAAGRGGRSPNQPGVRAALASATSVPTSTPTPVGRHGGGRRGGRF